The nucleotide sequence AAAACTTGTCCATCCATCACTTGCAGCCCCTACGGTCACCAAAAAACTCGAACAACCACCCACTAACAATCCTATCAGAACCCCAAAAAATAACAACACCGATAATGCCACCCATCTCATCCCCTTCACCAAATATGCACTTCTTCGCAATGATTCATAACCCCATTTGTACTCCACAATAACAATCACATAAGCTAATGACCAATTCACCTGCATCCATATAAAAACCAATACAAGTACAACACCTAGTAAAACAACCAAACCCATGAAGTAATTCGAAGCATAATCAACTTCAAACCCCAGAAATTGCACAGAGTGGACCACAACTGCCACGAATAACCCGAACAAAAAGACAACCAAAGCACAAATAACAACCGAAACGATAAGGGTAGCAACTAGGGGCAAGAAGGAGTAAATTACAGATTTCATAGACGAAACGAGCTTAACAGGTCTACCGTAAAATCCATGGAGAGTGCTGTAGGTGATCGTAGCAAACGCGAAAAGGGATAGAAGAACAGCGAATAGAGCGTACACAAAGAAAACAAGAAGGTACtccgggtcgggtcgggtcaggtTTTGAATCGGGTCAAATGGGCCAAGGGAGGtgaagaaggagaaagagagatTGGAATTCCAGTTGAAGAGAGTGAATTGAAAGGTGGGATAAATGATAAGGGAAAAAGAGAGAGGTAAAAGGAAGAAAACTGAAAGGGCTAAGAAATGGCGTGAGTGTGCATTGATTATGCGCTTTGATTGGGAAAGTACACCCCACAGGTTAAGGGTGTGTGGATAAGTTGACATCGAAAGCCTAACGATGAATTGAGAAGGAAAACAAATAGAGAGACGAGTGGGATTTGGGATTGAGCTTGTCAATGTTGCAAGATTGTTGGGGCGAGGAAGGTGAAGAGGCAGGAGACTACCGAGAGTAAGACCGAGTTTTCAGTCAATTACATATCAtatctcaatatataataattttattattttattataataatttaaatatttaatatattctattaattaacaataattatatattgtgagtaaaatttatttatttatttaattgactatTATGTTGAAActtaatttgttaccacaaattaaaataattaatgacttaaaatatttaaaagacatataaaaattttattgactctcattattttagcgataccacataaattgagataaaagaaaagtactacaaatcataataattaacaacttaaaatatttaaaagatatataaaaaatttaattgactctcaaaattatatcaaagtcacataaattgagacacaaggagtaaatatattatttgataattacgtaaaaattattataaatcacaataattaaaaggttaaaatatttttttaaaaatggataaaagttctattcaattaaacttaacttttatatatatatatatatactaatatttaaacttaactttaaatttctaaagtacaaaattaataaatttaatttaataaaataaatttctaatgaatattttcttagaatttgtattgggtcaatatgtatcaagttaaaaagaaataaagaaaaatatatagtaaaattttattattatgaaagataaatataatgcactatccaataatatttactaatatcatattttgcatatgcaaatatagcatcccatttttaattaatatactatttcggtgaattatcgatgattactattgatatgataaaattatattaatttttatagtaataacataatcaattgctcttaattaattattatgaatcatctaggtattaaaaaaataaataatatttaatgaaaaataaaatagatataaaatgcgaaattaactcttaatgttttaaattaaattttcatctttcgaacgatgattttactatatcactcctttataagtcatttatgtattagaaaaataagaataacaaaatgatatgtcaacataaaatatttgattaactatcaaaattatattagtgccacataaattgggacgggacagaagaagacataaagcaacatatattatttgaaaataaaataaaaggtatagtaaataacaataattaataattttttttaaaaaattgactgatttctgctgcttcaatcgtgattttaatgtatcacccgcaattaataataataagtcacttatttattgaaaaattaataatattgaatccacgattttactatatatatatatatatatatatatatNNNNNNNNNNNNNNNNNNNNNNNNNNNNNNNNNNNNNNNNNNNNNNNNNNNNNNNNNNNNNNNNNNNNNNNNNNNNNNNNNNNNNNNNNNNNNNNNNNNNAAAAAAAAAGTTACTACATATATTCAAAggacaaaagagtaaaaacacacaagATCTAAATACAGAGAAATCAGGAAGCACgaaatggattattaacatttgtaacattcaacacatttctaaatatttctaaattcttcttgaatcaacacatacacataataaaaataataaataataaataataataattgcattttactatatcacatctaattaattattatggtaatTTAAGCATTGTGGCatataagttgaaatagaaaaaatattataaatcataatgataaaaaatttaaattattttaaaaaatataattggctatcgtcgatacaaaactttggacaaggagagtagcatatatcattaaaaaattacataaaaagtattataaattacaatagttaacaacttaaaatatctaaaaacaatttaatatgttatatatttcaaaaaaattacatgaaaaatactagaaattacaataattaataacttaaaaattttaaaagatataaaatatttggtcgactcttaaaattatactagtgtcactaaaattggaatagaagaaaagtattataaatcacaataattaaaaaatgaaattatttttaaaatataattgactatcaatgtcacaaaaaattggacaagaaaagtaacgtatattaatttgaaattacataaaaaatattataaattacaatagttaacaacttaaattatctaacatattaaaataacatatgttgaactcatgctagattctggatgaatcctagaaaatatatgcaatccttttattaaaaaaatttatttaaatatatcaagattgaaaatataaataaatatcttaattttgGGTTCGTGCTGACACAGACCATGCtcctctagtatatatatatatatatatatatatatatatatatatatatatatataaaggaggattAGAAGcatgctgatgtggcatgcctcaAAATCCATCATTCTTATTTATCTAATTTCTGATTTTTTTGagcctttttttaaaattaattcctttttttaatttcacctatttatttcttaataaatttattaattattatttaatttcatacgTTACACGCAGCAACCCAAAAAAATATCGGCTGCTTCAAACAACCCTCTATCTTCTCCTATTCCCTTCACCGAGTATCCTTGACAATTCTTCTAACAAAATATATCAAAGCTCCATTTGCTTTCTTCAGATTTTATTTGAACACATACACTGTTAATTTTCTTCTTTCTGTGTTGCTAGCGGCTTTTGTGGGAGTTTATGATTTTTATGGTTTCAGACTGATATTGGAGGTGTTCATATCTATGGCACTAGACAAAGATCGAGGGCTTTACACAATTTCACCTTCAATAATAGTAGAACAACTGGTCTTCCTCCTTTTCCCTCCTCTCGGATTTTCTTGATTACACCATGGAGGAAGTAATGAGGTAGTAATATTGTGTCTTTTCCAACTTTGCTTGTCGTTGACCCTGACAAGAAGATGGTTTCCCATTTTTTGTGGCTTATTTTTTTACTGTAGAGTTCTTTAACATAATCTATTAATGAGCCCTGTaagtattcaattttttttgtaatttctttaatTATGCCAATCTATTAACGGCCTGCTAAagtattcaattttaatttattgtgatttctttaatttagccaatctattaacGGCCTGACAAAGTAGTCAATTTCAATCATTTAGCTGTGTTTATTTTAACTGTTTGGTTCTTACTTTCAGGTTTGACTCCGTATGGATAAAGTTGTTCTGGTTGTGTGAGGTGAAGTTAGCGCATTTGATCGATGGTGAATGCATAAAGAGCTCCAATTATTTTAACTATTTGGTTCTTACTTTCAGGTTCGATTCCATATGGATAAAGTTGTTGTGGTGGTGTGAGGTGAAGTTAGTGAATTCGCTCGATGGTGAATGCACAAAGAGAAGGAAAATAGAACCAGCCATAAGGAGCAAGTAAATAGAAGTAAGCAACTTAATTGGAGAACCTGGAGAAATGAGCTGCTGCACTTACAAAGAGCAAGCTTTGGCTTATGGATTTTTAGCTGGTAGTGAGAGGCTTGCGAAGGCTGATGTCCAAGGTAATAGGCTGAAGGAAGCTCAAAATATTAATAGGTCACTTTCAGCTCTAGGAGATGTGATATCAGCTTTAGCAAATAGAAGCAGTCATATTCCATACAGGTAACAACCAACCATTTCTGACTGTAGGTTTCCGTTGGGGTCATTGAATATTACACCAGAAACTCCATGCTGACACATCTACTCCAACATCCATTAGGTAATCAAATACTTCGAAATTTGATTTCTAAATACACACATTGTTCCAATTCTTGAGATCCTGATTTTCAAAGTTCAATGTTCTACTAGTTCGAACTTCCCTGCAGGTGGGGAATCAAATGCATTGATGTTTGTACTTTAGTTGGCTGTAGCATACATCTACTGATTAGGATACGATATTGGGGTATATCATAAAATGTGCATCGTATAAGCAGTGATACAAATTGGGACATCCGAGAAGAAAAACTAGGTTGGTGATGCTTTTTGCTACTCCTTTAGCACCTTTAAAGGTTGAgatgattcttttaacttaatttCATTTTTCCCTGGTCAATTTGATTGCCATCGCctttttttcttgattaaatCAATTTCTTGTCATTTTAGGCTGTAAAATAGAAGACTTTAAGTCCTTAGTTGATGAACTATGTAAGTTATACATAATGGTACTTTTTTGTATAATTGAGACTTGAGAGATGTTATCTGTTTTATGGTTAGaccttttaaaataaattattttaggaCCTAAAGATCTGCCAACCATAGCAAGAAAAACAGGCAAATTTGCTGGGCGTGCAATTGATTATGTTCAATTAGCACGTGGTCAGTTTGAAAGTGACATGCATCAGTCTCAAGCTCGCCAGGTTTCTTTTCGTCTTTATGTAGAAGTTTTCCCTTTATCTTTTGGAGTTGAGTTTTTGCATTATGACTAGGACTGATATAGACTTCGTTGTTTGCTCTTAAGCTTATTGGCTAAATTATGCTTTGTATCGTAATAGCTTGAAATGAATTGTTACCacttattattttatccttcatctCAAGTTATTTATCAGGTTCATAAGGAACTGCAAGATACCATAGCTTGAAATGAATTGTTACCacttattattttatccttcatctCAAGTTGTTTATCAGGTTCATAAGGAACTGCAAGACACCATGGCTCAAGTGGAAGCCATTCGTCATGAAATTCAGACAATCTCTTTTATGAATCCTGGTTCATTGACAACGAGGCTTGTGACAGCATCAACACAACAACTACAAATAGCGATGgtgtttctttgttttttactTGGTTGATTTTaggcttttatttttaaattattttctcactCAG is from Capsicum annuum cultivar UCD-10X-F1 chromosome 5, UCD10Xv1.1, whole genome shotgun sequence and encodes:
- the LOC107870569 gene encoding uncharacterized protein LOC107870569 (The sequence of the model RefSeq protein was modified relative to this genomic sequence to represent the inferred CDS: added 16 bases not found in genome assembly); amino-acid sequence: MQAEYVLPLHLPRPNNLATLTSSIPNPTRLSICFPSQFIVRLSMSTYPHTLNLWGVLSQSKRIINAHSRHFLALSVFFLLPLSFSLIIYPTFQFTLFNWNSNLSFSFFTSLGPFDPIQNLTRPDPEYLLVFFVYALFAVLLSLFAFATITYSTLHGFYGRPVKLVSSMKSVIYSFLPLVATLIVSVVICALVVFLFGLFVAVVVHSVQFLGFEVDYASNYFMGLVVLLGVVLVLVFIWMQVNWSLAYVIVIVEYKWGYESLRRSAYLVKGMRWVALSVLLFFGVLIGLLVGGCSSFLVTVGAASDGWTSFGVILQMVVSSGFATLLMLQSIAASVVLYMYCKALHGELALEIAEEFAREYVYLPFDNEKVPHVVCVVQG